CTGTTCCAAACTCAAAAGTTAGACGTTTTTGTAAAGTTGTCTTTCTCGTGTAATGTACATACAGTTTATATGCACACTAATCTGCAATAAGAGCTATATATATAGTCATCTCTCAAACACCCTTTTGCTAGACGGTGTTTCCAAAGCATCTTTAACAAGTCTGACTTTACCCTTGCTCAGAAACACATTACAATGAGACAATTTGTGAATGTTTATACAGTGAATAGCATCATCATTCTTACATTTTGTAAGCACCTGGTTTGCCAGAAAATAAGAAGACAAAGCATGAAGGATCAGTGCTGTCAACTAAGCAAGTCACTTTGTCACTATTTGAAGTTTTTGGAAAAAGGCACAAATCTAAGGACTTTATGTGGTTTTATTAGACAGAAGCAGTCCTGTAGGAAACCCTGTGCGATGACGCATAAATGCTAAACCCTATTCCACTTTTCTGTTAAATAAAACATTCTTAAATTTCTCTGATTTCAGCTCTTCAGGCACCCAAAGTATGTGGCGAGTCAGCGTATCGCAGTGTTCCTCAGCATGGACGATGAAGTGCGCACTGAGGAAATCATCAGCAACGTGTTTGAAGCAGGGAAAATATGTTTCATCCCCAGATATGAGCATGGCAGCAACCACATGGACATGTTGAGGCTGAATGGCGTGCAGGACATGAAAACCCTTCCTGTGACATCCTGGAACATCCAACAGCCTGACCGACATGACCACAGTAGAGAAGAAGCCCTGGCTACAGGTAGACCAGTGTTTGTGATCTTTACCAACGCTGCTTCAGGGTTTCCCACAGATTGCTAATATATATGTGTTGGTGGAGGTGTGGCTAGGTGCATGATCAATATGACATCTTTATACCTATGATGTCATGATTAAGTTGATTGGCAGTGGTGCATATAGTTTTTAAAAGactaaacaaatgttttacatATATTTCAAAACAAATCTGGATTGttagttattaataataacatatttttgttacattgttttgcTCTACTTTttttgttgctgcttgttgtaaaAGGTAACACAGGGTACACTGTATTCTCCCCTGCCTGAATTTTGGAATTTAGTTTGTCAAATATGTAAACAGTTTTTTGAGTTAGAGATGACAAACATTACTTGAGATGGTTTATTGATATTCTCCATGATGAAGTCATTGTAATACTAAGCACATTAAGAAGAGTAGGTTTTACAATTTATTCACATTTGACGTGCACATGCATGTAGGAATCACATTAAATTAATAACACAGTTTAGATTAAACAGAAAAAAGAATACAATTATTCAGGATGAAGGTTGGCTTTAATGccactagcttaatgctaatgtACAATGGACAAgctcattgacaggctaacagaaattagcatggccaatcaatcacagggcacatatagacaaacaatcattcacactcatattcatacCTACGTACAATTTGCAGTCTCCAGTGAACCTAACGTGCATATTTttggaagccgaagtacccggcgAAAACCCACACACTCACGGGTGTTCTCCAACACAGAGATGTCCAAATGCAGGTTCAAAGACGCACACGGTGTAAAGTTAGATGTGAATGTCGGTAGTAATGTCAAAATAAAGGTAGTTTACACACGCtcgaaaaaaaataaatgcattaactAACTTGAAATTCCTTTCTCTTCAACTTTGTCCTCTTTTGCCGGGTGCCAACCCCGTTTAGGTGCACAACCAACTTTAGCACTGACAGGCGATTCATATGCACATTTTGTTTTCAAACTTATTATGGCCAATAGTACgtaaataatatactatatacagTAAAACTCTTAATACAAtattacttaaatttgttttcatgtaaaaaatctATGttaaaaaacccttatttttaaggTGTGTTAGTTTTTATTTTGCCGTAGCGGTGCGCCACAATCAATTACTAGAGGGGGAAACCCTGTGCTTATGTAATGTGAAAAGTAGTAGAAGAAGTTACTGTTTGACATATGCGAGACAGTAAAACTATGAGTATATGCCTCTTCCACTCTCAACCAAAGTCGGTTGGGATAGGCCAGCCATGCCTCTATTGAGGACAAGCACTGTAGAAAATGTGATTACATTCAATTTGTTTTCCAGGAGGTCTGGACCTCATCTTAATGCCAGGTCTGGGCTTTGACTTGTCTGGGAAGCGTCTGGGCAGAGGAAAGGGATTCTATGACACTTATCTAGAGCGCTGCATCAGACACCCCAAAGGGAAACCCTACACGATCGCCTTAGCCTTTAAAGAACAGCTGTGTCAGAACATCCCCGTGGATGACAACGATGTGCTCATCGATGAAGTCTTGTATGAAGATGATCAGTAACCacctacaatattttttttctttccatcttTGACATCCAACGCATTCACGTTCAACGCAAGCCAAAGCAAATGATGGATGGCTGCCAAACAGCAGGTGATGTGTGCTGGACTTGGTGTGCCTGACACAAAACTTTGCACAGTTCATGACTGTCAAACACATTAACTTTTTTAAAAGAAGGCCACTTGTGACATCTGATTCGCTTCGCTGTCTTTGACGTTATTACAGCATATACTTGGACTGCAGTTTTCTCCTTGGAGGCAGAGCCTCGATTGTCTCTCATAAAGGTACCGCACAGTTTCTTTGTATATAAAGTAACACAGCATCCATTTTACGTATTTAGTGAATTGtcaaatttgcataattggcaatGAGGCATTTGCAAAAAGCGAGtaaaagacatgaaaagcaaaacaaatgtgtTTGGAAATATAAATGATCCACGGCtgcttttgttggttttttttttgtcacaattTGAAGTTTTTGTGCATAGCCACAATATGCTCTTTTTCACATCAAAGTTCAGATTTGTCAGGAGTGAAATAAATGTGGAAAATGTGATGCTAACTTCATGGCTGCTGTACTCATGTTTCTATATGTTATTGATCTTTAAAAACGGTTCTAATAATCAAGTGTGAAAACTCGTCAGACTGACTGATGTGCACATCAGAATTTTGAACAATTTTAAAAGTTATGAACAACTAACACTCACATAGCTACAGTTATATGAGTGGATATAAAAGAATGCGCTAAGTGGTGCAGAAAAATACCATTCAAAACAAAGGCTGCAATAATAGTATTAGAACCTGCCTCTCGAGCAGGAAACCGCACTGCGTTCTGTGATCCGTAGAATGACTGAAAAGGCGCTTAATCAAACATTTTTATGGCAAACTTATTCCCAGCACTTTCCTGATCTGTCATAATTTAGAATACTTTAGCAACATTCTGCAAGTGTGTTCACAATATTTAATGGTGCAGAAGAAACAATGTGTTGTCTTGTAAGGCAGGTGTTACAAGTTTGATCCCAGGTGCATGGCACTCCAAGCAGCTCTTTCTAATGCCAAGCCCCCACCCCCAAACTTATCCTTGGAGGAGAGGAAGGCAGTAAGATCACTGGGCAAGGAGGAAAACATCACGATCCTGCCAGCTGATAAGGGGAGATGCAAAGTAATTCTCAACACAACTGACTACCAAAACCAGTTGCTTACACTCCTCAAAGACTTCAAaacatgaataccgtatttttcggactataagtcgcattttttttcatagtttggctttttcatagtgcgacttatatatgtttttttccttttctattatgcattttcggcatactccggtgcgacttatactccgaaaaatacggtactcaaaaggGACCCAACTGGTGGGTACAAGAGAAGAATTATTGAATACTTACAAACTCTACAAAAGTCAGAAGCCGTCAACCGGGCGTTGTATTACTGATAATACCCACAAGAAACCATTCCTGGCATTTATGGCcttccaaaaatacacaaagatgGGGCTTCCCTCAGACCCCTTTTCAGCAGCATTAACTCTGTGACATAATATTGCCAAGTACAGTAAGTGGCCAACATCTTAGCACCTTTGGTTGGCAAAACTCCACATCATGTCTAAAACTCAATTGACTTTGTAGCAAAGATCAGAGATCTAAACTGGAC
This is a stretch of genomic DNA from Nerophis lumbriciformis linkage group LG06, RoL_Nlum_v2.1, whole genome shotgun sequence. It encodes these proteins:
- the mthfs gene encoding 5-formyltetrahydrofolate cyclo-ligase → MAAMRAAKQALRKEIKRRVASLSGQEKLRQSSVLSQKLFRHPKYVASQRIAVFLSMDDEVRTEEIISNVFEAGKICFIPRYEHGSNHMDMLRLNGVQDMKTLPVTSWNIQQPDRHDHSREEALATGGLDLILMPGLGFDLSGKRLGRGKGFYDTYLERCIRHPKGKPYTIALAFKEQLCQNIPVDDNDVLIDEVLYEDDQ